A stretch of the Theropithecus gelada isolate Dixy chromosome 7a, Tgel_1.0, whole genome shotgun sequence genome encodes the following:
- the GLCE gene encoding D-glucuronyl C5-epimerase isoform X2 — translation MANVADKSRFTNVKQFIAPETSEGVSLQLGNTKDFIISFDLKFLTNGSVSVVLETTEKNQLFTIHYVSNAQLIAFKERDIYYGIGPRTSWSTVTRDLVTDLRKGVGLSNTKAVKPTKIMPKKVVRLIAKGKGFLDNITISTTAHMAAFFAASDWLVRNQDEKGGWPIMVTRKLGEGFKSLEPGWYSAMAQGQAISTLVRAYLLTKDHIFLNSALRATAPYKFLSEQHGVKAVFMNKHDWYEEYPTTPSSFVLNGFMYSLIGLYDLKETAGEKLGKEARSLYERGMESLKAMLPLYDTGSGTIYDLRHFMLGIAPNLARWDYHTTHINQLQLLSTIDESPIFKEFVKRWKSYLKGSRAKHN, via the coding sequence AAACCAGTGAAGGTGTATCCTTGCAACTGGGAAACACgaaagattttattatttcattcgaCCTCAAGTTCTTGACAAATGGAAGCGTGTCTGTGGTTCTAGAGACCACAGAAAAGAATCAGCTCTTCACTATACATTATGTCTCAAATGCTCAGCTAATTGCTTTTAAAGAAAGAGATATATACTATGGCATTGGGCCCAGAACTTCATGGAGCACAGTTACCAGGGACCTGGTCACTGACCTCAGGAAAGGAGTGGGTCTTTCAAACACAAAAGCTGTCAAGCCAACCAAAATAATGCCCAAGAAGGTGGTTAGGTTGATTGCAAAAGGTAAGGGATTCCTCGACAACATTACCATCTCTACCACAGCCCACATGGCTGCATTTTTTGCTGCTAGTGATTGGCTAGTAAGGAACCAGGATGAGAAAGGTGGCTGGCCAATTATGGTGACCCGTAAGTTAGGGGAAGGGTTCAAGTCTTTAGAGCCAGGATGGTATTCTGCCATGGCGCAAGGGCAAGCCATTTCTACATTAGTCAGGGCCTATCTGTtaacaaaagaccatatattcCTCAATTCAGCTTTAAGGGCAACAGCCCCTTATAAGTTTCTGTCTGAGCAGCATGGAGTTAAAGCTGTGTTTATGAATAAACATGACTGGTATGAAGAATATCCAACCACACCTagctcttttgttttaaatggctTTATGTATTCTTTAATTGGGCTGTATGACTTAAAAGAAACTGCAGGGGAAAAACTCGGAAAAGAAGCAAGGTCCTTGTATGAGCGTGGCATGGAATCTCTTAAAGCCATGCTGCCCTTGTATGACACTGGCTCAGGAACCATCTATGACCTCCGTCACTTCATGCTTGGCATCGCTCCTAACCTGGCTCGCTGGGACTATCATACCACGCACATCAATCAGTTGCAGCTACTCAGTACCATTGATGAGTCCCCGATCTTCAAAGAATTTGTCAAGAGGTGGAAAAGCTACCTTAAAGGCAGCAGGGCAAAGCACAACTAG